One window of Desulfobacca acetoxidans DSM 11109 genomic DNA carries:
- a CDS encoding DUF599 domain-containing protein, with protein MQQLNWTESVFPVCTLLILLLYHVHYYFQVKRSPMQTAIGITQYLRTFWVETVMEQKRDILAVQTLRNWVMASSLLASTAVLISIGLLSYLFQQNRIIELPFSAYLIIGSTRNLDVLKILLLFLNFSFAFLNFTLSIRYYNHVNFMINVPLDRDDAVTVGYISRILNLGMLHYTLGMRAYYLAGPLLLWLFGPVWMLLGSVVLVGILYRIDRTA; from the coding sequence ATGCAGCAGCTAAACTGGACCGAGAGCGTCTTTCCGGTTTGTACTCTCCTGATTCTGTTGCTCTATCATGTGCATTACTATTTCCAGGTAAAACGCTCCCCCATGCAGACTGCGATCGGTATCACTCAGTACCTGCGAACTTTCTGGGTTGAAACAGTCATGGAGCAGAAACGGGACATCCTGGCGGTGCAGACCTTACGCAACTGGGTAATGGCCTCCAGTTTATTGGCCTCAACGGCAGTTTTGATTAGCATCGGGTTGCTGAGTTATCTTTTCCAGCAGAACAGGATCATCGAACTACCGTTTAGCGCCTATCTGATCATAGGAAGCACACGCAATCTCGATGTTCTGAAGATTCTCCTGCTTTTTCTAAATTTTTCCTTTGCCTTTCTGAATTTTACCCTATCAATCCGTTATTATAATCATGTCAATTTCATGATCAATGTGCCTCTGGACCGGGATGATGCGGTGACGGTGGGGTATATCTCCCGGATTTTAAATCTGGGCATGCTCCACTATACCTTGGGAATGCGGGCCTATTATTTGGCGGGGCCGTTGTTGTTATGGCTTTTTGGCCCGGTATGGATGTTATTAGGCAGCGTCGTACTGGTAGGCATTCTCTATCGTATCGATCGCACCGCATGA